One window of Misgurnus anguillicaudatus chromosome 13, ASM2758022v2, whole genome shotgun sequence genomic DNA carries:
- the tent5ab gene encoding terminal nucleotidyltransferase 5Ab, with translation MDEKFNNRECTNLCVLNWEQVKRLDTILTESIPIHGKWNFPTLEMKPRDIVTVVRCRMEERKIHVREVRLNGSAASHVLHEDSGLGYKDLDLIFCADLKGEAEFQTVKDIVLDSLLDFLPEGVNKEKITPLTLKEAYVQKMVKVCNDSDRWSLISLSNNSGKNVELKFVDSLRRQFEFSVDSFQIRLDSLLLFYECSENPMAETFHPSIVGESVYGNFAVALDHLQRKLICTRNPEEIRGGGLLKYCHLLVRGFRAASEAEMKVLERYMCSRFFIDFSDLAEQRRKLESYLQNHFVGLEDRKYEYLTTLHNVVNESTVCLMGHERRQTLSLITMLAVRVLAEQNVIPNVANVTCYYQPAPYIADGNFSNYYIAQVQPIYARQPTHTFSPWLPCN, from the exons ATGGATGAAAAATTCAATAACCGTGAGTGCACTAACCTGTGCGTGCTGAATTGGGAGCAGGTGAAGCGTCTGGACACCATCCTTACCGAAAGCATACCCATTCACGGCAAGTGGAACTTTCCCACTTTGGAGATGAAGCCTCGGGATATCGTGACAGTGGTGCGGTGTCGCATGGAAGAGCGCAAGATTCATGTGCGGGAGGTCCGGTTGAACGGTTCCGCGGCCAGCCACGTCCTCCACGAGGACAGCGGTTTGGGCTACAAGGACCTGGACCTCATCTTTTGCGCGGATTTGAAAGGAGAAGCGGAGTTTCAGACCGTCAAAGATATCGTTTTGGATTCTCTCCTAGACTTTTTGCCTGAAGgcgtaaataaagagaaaataacTCCTTTGACTTTAAAG GAGGCATATGTGCAGAAGATGGTGAAAGTATGCAATGACTCAGACCGCTGGAGTTTAATCTCACTATCTAACAACAGCGGCAAGAACGTCGAGCTGAAGTTTGTCGATTCCCTGCGGCGTCAGTTCGAGTTCAGCGTGGACTCCTTCCAGATCCGCCTGGACTCTCTCCTGCTCTTCTACGAGTGCTCCGAGAACCCCATGGCCGAGACCTTCCACCCTTCCATCGTGGGAGAGAGCGTTTACGGCAACTTCGCCGTCGCCCTGGACCACCTGCAAAGAAAACTGATCTGTACGCGAAATCCCGAGGAGATCCGGGGCGGAGGTTTGCTGAAGtactgccacctgctggtaCGAGGTTTCCGAGCCGCTTCGGAAGCCGAGATGAAGGTTCTGGAAAGGTACATGTGCTCTCGATTCTTCATCGACTTCTCGGACTTGGCGGAGCAAAGACGCAAGCTCGAGTCCTATCTCCAAAATCATTTCGTGGGCTTAGAGGACCGTAAATACGAATATCTGACCACGCTCCACAACGTCGTCAACGAAAGTACGGTGTGCCTGATGGGCCACGAAAGACGACAGACTCTGAGTCTCATCACCATGTTGGCCGTACGCGTGCTAGCCGAACAGAACGTGATTCCCAACGTGGCGAACGTGACCTGCTACTATCAGCCCGCGCCGTACATCGCAGACGGCAATTTTAGCAATTACTACATCGCTCAAGTGCAGCCAATCTACGCCCGTCAGCCCACCCATACCTTCTCACCGTGGTTGCCCTGTAACTAG